One part of the Glycine soja cultivar W05 chromosome 11, ASM419377v2, whole genome shotgun sequence genome encodes these proteins:
- the LOC114376854 gene encoding uncharacterized protein At1g51745-like, translating into MMDCGVGSIVWVRRRNGSWWPGQILGHDDLSAAHLTSPRSGTPVKLLGREDASVDWYNLEKSKRVKAFRCGEFDDCIEKAEAAQGGPLKKREKYARREDAILHALELEKQILKKPGKSGARSLNAVNKGAVASPQETLGNDYENHANLNVYCENETGGGTFASEVAKDGNQLRVEVDYSETTTPRMRDLQDFGLRIAPVKKKLSSSVDPYISQKRIVDNGARVLASGGGIRTGSALLMNGAGQIGASRAKRSRYGHFPAEFSDSLEYRETLPRVEMSPSQHRREFPYHGSLVQDAEYTFMDDVESDSSETASTDSDSDSSETEADMDEEMTIFSETGHDAEEHESTSSEELDELPISSDMPHLYPRDLITCSDAVSKWQLKGKRNNRNLVKRSVGASDGKCIMYGAGADVEGRNGHLRHNRKGPSLHCYKFDFGDTLDDDDQIFGLEDEYSLITYRSISKSQNKIHHGVAWNDLAWDDHLASKGHWDVKAYSPVYGDRCDFGGRVRPMLVDVDLKVQASYRKEHVPFISLMSKLDGRAIVGHPIQVEALKDGSSDILFPATDDFGNDGIAIEGSSVLPPAWRTARRTANFRVPRPHVPSSNGAEVAAELPSSDQEQNFEYRSLNAGSSSHQVSLQKKSGLKSHRSSADKESSKKVPKKSGLSSSQKTRTLSSLSTEHNLNRKPLHDSSSYQTDRLTKPEISGPTTVACIPVQLVFSRLLEKINRPPLKTASNAALLNTGV; encoded by the exons ATGATGGATTGCGGCGTTGGATCCATCGTGTGGGTGCGTCGGAGAAACGGGTCGTGGTGGCCGGGTCAAATCCTCGGCCACGACGACCTCTCCGCCGCTCACCTCACCTCGCCTCGATCCGGAACCCCCGTCAAGCTCCTCGGCAGAGAAGACGCCAGCGT GGATTGGTACAATTTGGAGAAATCTAAGCGTGTGAAGGCATTCCGGTGTGGCGAGTTTGATGATTGTATTGAAAAGGCTGAAGCCGCTCAGGGAGGGCCGttgaagaaaagagagaagtaTGCGCGCCGAGAAGACGCCATTCTCCATGCTCTTGAGCTTGAGAAACAGATTTTGAAGAAGCCAGGGAAGTCAGGTGCTAGATCATTGAATGCTGTTAATAAAGGTGCGGTTGCATCGCCACAGGAAACACTGGGAAATGATTATGAAAACCATGCAAATTTGAATGTGTATTGTGAAAATGAGACTGGTGGAGGTACCTTTGCTTCCGAGGTTGCCAAGGATGGGAATCAACTGCGTGTGGAAGTAGATTATTCTGAAACGACGACTCCTCGGATGAGAGACTTGCAGGATTTTGGGCTCAGAATTGCCCCCGTGAAAAAGAAGCTGTCATCTTCTGTTGATCCATACATTTCTCAGAAGCGGATTGTTGACAATGGTGCTCGGGTTCTTGCAAGTGGTGGTGGTATTCGTACGGGGAGTGCACTTCTCATGAATG GAGCTGGACAAATAGGAGCTTCCCGAGCAAAAAGGAGCAGATATGGGCATTTTCCGGCTGAGTTTAGTGATTCTCTTGAATACAGAGAGACTCTACCCCGTGTTGAGATGTCACCTTCCCAACACAGAAGGGAGTTTCCTTATCATGGTTCTTTGGTTCAAGATGCTGAATATACTTTTATGGATGATGTTGAATCTGATTCTTCAGAAACAGCTTCTAcagattctgattctgattcttCTGAGACAGAGGCAGACATGGATGAAGAGATGACTATTTTTTCAG AAACTGGTCATGATGCTGAAGAACACGAAAGCACTAGCAGTGAGGAGCTTGATGAATTACCAATTTCCAGTGACATGCCTCACCTTTATCCTCGTGACTTAATAACATGTAGTGATGCTGTGTCTAAATGGCAACTTAAAGGGAAAAGGAATAATCGGAATCTTGTAAAGAGGTCCGTTGGTGCTTCTGATGGAAAATGTATTATGTATGGAGCAGGAGCAGATGTTGAAGGAAGGAATGGTCATTTAAGGCACAATAGAAAGGGTCCAAGTTTGCACTGCtacaaatttgattttggtgATACTTTGGATGATGATGATCAAATTTTTGGACTGGAAGATGAATATTCTCTAATAACTTATAGATCTATATCaaaaagtcaaaataaaattcatcatGGTGTAGCTTGGAATGATTTGGCCTGGGATGATCATCTTGCTTCAAAAGGACATTGGGATGTGAAAGCATATTCTCCAGTATATGGTGATCGTTGTGATTTTGGTGGGAGGGTGAGGCCGATGCTGGTTGATGTAGATTTGAAGGTTCAAGCAAGCTATCGGAAAGAGCATGTACCTTTCATTTCTCTAATGAGTAAATTAGATGGGAGGGCAATAGTAGGGCACCCAATTCAGGTTGAGGCTCTCAAGGACGGTTCATCTGATATTCTATTTCCTGCAACTGATGACTTCGGTAATGATGGGATTGCTATTGAGGGAAGTAGCGTGCTTCCACCAGCATGGAGGACTGCAAGGAGAACCGCAAATTTTCGTGTCCCACGCCCCCATGTGCCATCATCCAATGGTGCTGAAGTTGCTGCAGAGCTTCCCTCTTCAGATCAAGAACAAAACTTCGAATATAGAAGTTTAAATGCTGGAAGTTCCAGTCACCAGGTTAGCCTTCAAAAGAAGAGTGGCCTTAAAAGTCATCGGTCTTCAGCTGACAAAGAGTCCTCAAAAAAGGTGCCAAAGAAATCGGGCTTGTCATCTAGCCAAAAAACTCGAACTCTGTCCTCATTATCTACTGAACATAATCTTAATAGAAAACCATTACATGATAGCAGTAGTTATCAAACAGATAGATTGACTAAACCAGAAATCTCTGGGCCGACCACAGTAGCTTGCATACCAGTCCAGTTAGTATTTAGTAGATTACTAGAGAAGATTAATAGGCCTCCGTTGAAAACAGCTAGTAATGCGGCTTTGCTGAATACTGGTGTGTAG
- the LOC114374729 gene encoding uncharacterized protein LOC114374729 — protein MERKVLILCSVVAFLGLLSAATSFGAEATRIKVSQVHFVTPNQCTYPRSPALPLGLIAAVALVLSQIIINVGTGCVCCRKNLQIPDSNWKVALACFVLSWFTFVIGFLLLLTGAALNDQRGEESVYFGYYYCYVVKPGVFAGGAILSVASAAFGILYYISLTEKNNGIQYPYPNQGVIAMAQPQIPSQTSQEPVFVHEDTYIRRQFT, from the exons ATGGAGAGAAAGGTTCTGATATTGTGCTCTGTTGTGGCCTTCTTGGGGCTGTTGTCGGCTGCAACTAGCTTCGGTGCAGAAGCGACAAGGATTAAG GTTTCTCAGGTTCATTTTGTTACACCAAACCAGTGCACGTATCCTCGTAGTCCAGCTCTGCCTCTTGGTTTAATTGCTGCAGTGGCTCTTGTGCTATCTCAGATAATCATAAATGTTGGAACTGGGTGTGTTTGCTGCAGAAAAAATTTGCAAATCCCTGATTCCAATTGGAAGGTGGCACTGGCCTGCTTTGTTTTATCCTG GTTCACATTTGTAATTGGTTTTCTCCTGTTGCTGACTGGCGCCGCGCTGAATGATCAACGCGGTGAAGAGAGTGTGTACTTTGGCTACTACTACTGCTATGTTGTGAAACCTGGAGTGTTCGCGGGGGGTGCGATTTTATCGGTTGCAAGTGCTGCATTTGGAATTTTGTATTACATTTCTTTAACTGAAAAAAATAATGGTATCCAATACCCATATCCTAATCAAGGGGTCATAGCCATGGCACAACCACAAATCCCATCTCAGACTAGTCAAGAACCTGTATTCGTGCATGAAGACACATACATCAGACGACAGTTCACATGA
- the LOC114373110 gene encoding cyclin-B1-2-like yields MEDASASKFIPHQIGGVQNDALRFGLHGVKSDIVGSHPLQSSLQSTRRMDEAMKRQCKVNLYGTAFPMKEELDRQILSRFQRPPGPIPSSMLGLETVTGSVDHFGFEDCLNDPRESETFRPLDMHHGMEVRLGLSKGPVYPSII; encoded by the exons atggaggacgcatCAGCATCAAAGTTCATTCCACACCAAATCGGAGGGGTCCAAAACGACGCGCTTCGATTCGGTCTCCATGGAGTCAAGAGCGACATCGTTGGTTCTCACCCTCTTCAATCTTCACTCCAATCT ACAAGGAGAATGGATGAAGCGATGAAGAGGCAATGCAAAGTTAACCTGTACGGAACTGCTTTTCCCATGAAGGAGGAGCTTGACAGGCAAATCCTGTCCAG GTTCCAGCGGCCTCCTGGACCAATTCCTTCTTCAATGCTGGGTTTGGAGACTGTTACAGGAAGTGTTGATCACTTTGGTTTTGAGGATTGTCTAAATG ACCCCCGTGAGTCAGAGACTTTCCGGCCATTAGACATGCATCATGGGATGGAAGTTCGCCTTGGTCTATCTAAGGGACCAGTGTACCCaagtattatataa